Part of the Vibrio celticus genome, CGATCTATTAGAGGCGGTAATAAATGGTGTTAAGAAGTATCCAACCATAGTAAAGATGTACGCATATAATATTACTGGGTTATCCAATTTGAAGAACTGGAACGCCAAGATAAACATCAAAAACGTATATGTTATTTTTACGACACGACTCATTTGCATTAAGTCACGTAAACTATAATTAGGATTCTTACGCACCTTTAGGCTTGCATATATAAATCCAAACAGCGGTGGCAACATTGCAATTACGATGCCCAAAGCTGATGATTCCATATCTACTTTATTACCAAAAAACACTTCATATAAAACTACACCGATGGCTAATACTATTTGGCAGAGAACAACTCTTTTAGCGGCAACAAGGATGTCGCTACTAATCCCATTAAGCCTCATAATAAAACCTTATGCTAAACAGTGTAAGTTAATATAAAACACAGTTTAAATTTAACTTGTTACTACATTTCACTTGTTAATAACACTTGATTTGCTTTAAAGAAAAACCCTTGCTGGCTTTATATCTCCTGACGAAATGAAACGAATTAAGCTAATTCGCTATCGTTTCGACAAAATATAAATTACGCCTAAAATTATGTGATCAAAACGACAAATATTGATATCAATAATTCCATTTTTGAAATGAATGTTTTTCATTTATGAAAGTAATAGTTCTATCACTTTATTCATGAATATTTAAGATGCTTTATCCTTGTGAAAAAGAGGGTCTTTTT contains:
- a CDS encoding ATP synthase subunit I: MRLNGISSDILVAAKRVVLCQIVLAIGVVLYEVFFGNKVDMESSALGIVIAMLPPLFGFIYASLKVRKNPNYSLRDLMQMSRVVKITYTFLMFILAFQFFKLDNPVILYAYIFTMVGYFLTPFITASNRSEYA